The genome window CGGCGGCCAACGAGTGCTCGGTATGGCGCTCCAGCGCCTCGGCGGTCCATCGCAAGACGGCCGGTGGGCGCGACTCTTCCGGTGTGACGAAGCAATGTGCCTGCCGGGTCGCACGGCCCGCGCTACGGCTTGCAGACGCTGCCGCCAGCGGCACGGCGATCACTAGCGGGCCAAGCACCGGTATCGACCACCACAGATAGGCAGGATCCAGATACCAGAGATAGCTGCCCCACGCGATGGCGATCAGGCTGGGCAGGGCGAACAGGCGTAGCGCGCCCTCCCACGGTACGGCGCCGTCCGCGCGGGCCTGGCCGCCCCATTGCGTGCGGATGCCCAGCAGCACGGCAATGACGAAGACGGTGTGCGCGACCATGCGCAGCGGTGCCAGCAGACTGGAGACGAGAATCTCCATGAGCAGCGAAGCGCTCAGGCCGAGCCATCCGCCGAAGGCGCGCGCGCCGGGTCCGCGCGTGACTGCCACGATGGCGGCGAGGATCTTGGGCGCGATCAGCAGCGCGATGGTAGAGGCCAGCAGAGACACAGCCAGCTCGGGGCGCCATATGGGCCAGTCCGGGAAGAGCACGCGGTGCTCCGGGAAGTACTGCGGCGACGCGAAAGCCTCGATGGTCAACTGACCGGTGGTGGCGAAGAGGAAGAGGAACCACAGTGGTGCGGAGAGATAGGCCATTACCCCGACCAGGAAGCCGGCGCGGTGCGCAGGGTGCAGGCCCGGAGTATTGAACAGCCGCAAGTGCTGGAGATTACCCTCGCACCACCGCCGATCTCGGATCAGCTCCTCGATGAAATTCGAAGGGGGTTCTTCGTAGCTGCCGTCGATGTCGTAGGCGATCCACACCTGCCAGCCGGCGCGGCGCATCAGTGCGGCTTCGACGAAGTCGTGACTGAGAATTGCGCCACTGAGCGGGCCGCGTCCCGGAATGCGTGACAGGCCGCAATAGCGGATGAAGGGCGCCAGCCGGACGAGCGCGTTGTGCCCCCAGTACTGCGCTTCCCCCAGCTGCCAGTAGTGCAGCCCGGCCGAGAAGACGGGGGCGTACAGGCGCGAAGCGAACTGCTGGACGCGCGCGAAGATCGACTGCCTGCCGGCGGGCACGGGGGCCGTTTGCAGGATGCCGACCTGCGGATTCGCCTCCATGATCTCGATCAGACGCCGCAGGCATCGGCCTTCCATGACGCTGTCGGCGTCGAGCACCATCATATGGTCGTAGCGCGCGCCCCAGCGCCGGCAGAAGTCCGCGATATTGCCGGTCTTGCGGTTGATGTGATGCCGTCGCCGCCGGTAGTGCACGCGGCCGGCCGCGTTCAGGTCGCGGATGAGTTCGGCCCAGGCCAGCTCCTCGGCGAGCTGGATGTCGGGGTCGGTGCTGTCGCTGAGCACATAGCAGTGAACCCGCCCGCCGAGGCCGGCTTCATCAATGGAGCGCAGCGTGGCACGCAGGCCGGCGAAGACGCGGTCCACCGGCTCGTTGTAGATTGGCATGACCAACGCCGTGCGCGTGCTAATGGGCGGCGGATCAGTTGGCGCCCGTCGCGAGATTGCGAAGCGGTCCAGGCGCGTCAGGCAAATCCAGGTGCCGGCGATCGCCGTCCAGAAGCCGATCGATACCCAGAAGAAGAGCGCCGCGAAGAGCAAGGCGACCACCAGCTCCAGGCCCTGCTCGCCCTGATGCGGCATGAGACCGACAAAGAAGAAGCTGGCGTACACAGTCTGCGCCGCAGCCAGGCCGACCAGCAGCAGGCGGCGCAGCCAGGCACTCAGCCGATCTCCCGGGCGCCGCGGCCATTCGCTGGCCGATTCGGGGCGCCTGGGCGCCATCGATGTGCGCCGTAGCGCCGGCATGGCCTCCAGCTTCAGGGGCCACCGCGCGATGCGCGCGGCTTCGGCGCCGGCGACGCCGAACCAGTGCATCACGATGCGCGCCGCGCTGTCAGCCAGTGTCCGCTGCGTTGGCATGGCCTCCTCCGGCAGTAGGTGCTCCTGCTGTGCGATCTTGCCGGTGTCCTGGCTTCCGGCGCTCATGACGGGTCAATGCTGTAGGACCAAACCTCACTGAGGGCTTCGTCGTCGGCATCGCGCAGCTGCAAACGCAGCTCGATGGCCTGCTCCTGTGCATCGTCGCGCGGCCTGCCCTTGATCACCGCGCGCCATCCGCCGGTGTGCGGGTTGTGCATGGTCTGCACTTCCTCGGCCTCGAAGTTGCCGCTGTGGCTGAATTCGCGGCGAATCTCCGCGTCCGGCGCCAGCCCCGCGAGCGGCCCGCCGGCGAAGTCGATGATGAAGTGTCGTGCCTTCTCGTCGCCCTCGGGCCGGGCCAAGCGGGTGGCTCGAACCGTCGCCAGTTCGGGGCCGCTCAAGCGCGCGTGCTCCCAATGGATGGTGTAGGCGAAGGACAGGGGGGCCTCGGGCGTCACTGCCCGCTCCGGTACCCAGAACGCCACGATGTTGTCGTTGACCTCGTTGCTCGCCGGGATCTGTATCAGCTCGATGTGCCCGGCGCCCCAGTCACCGTGCGGCTCGACCCATGCGCTCGGTCGCCGCTGGTAGTCCGCTTCCAGATCCTGGTAACTGGCGTGGTCGCGGTCGCGCTGCATCAGGCCGAAGCCCTGAAGGTGTTCGCTGCTGAAGGCGTTGGCGGTCAGTTCGTCGGGGTTGCGCAGCGGACGCCACAGCCACTCGTCGTCGGCGTGCACGAGCAAGCCGTCCGAATCGTGCACTTCCGGCCGGAAATCCTTGGGTGGCCGCGGTGTGGCCTCGCCGTAGTAGTACATGCTGGTGAGCGGGGCGACTCCGAGCTTGTCGATCGCTTGGCGCGGGAAGAGCTTCGCTTCCACCTTGGTGCGGGTGGTGTCTCCCGGCGTGACCTCGAAGGCGTAGGCGCCGGTGACGCTGGGACTGTCGAGGAGCGCCAGGATGCGGAAGCTGGTGGCGTCCTTGCGTGGCCACTCAATCCAGAACTCCCGGAATGCCGGGAATTCCTCGCCGCTTGGCTCGGCGGTATCGATGGCCAGACCGCGCGCGGAGAGCCCGTACTGCTGCCCCCGACCGAGCGCTCGGAAGTAGGAGGCTCCCTGGAATACGATCAGCTCGTCCTTGTAGTCCGGAGCATTCAGCGGGTAGTGCAAGCGAAAGCCGCTGAAGCTGAAGTCTTCGGGTATCTCCTCAGGAGCCTCGTTGCGCCCGTAATCGAAGAGCGCCGGGTCGAAGGGCACGGCCTCGACGCCGTCTTGCGTGATCAGGTTCAGCGCGATCGGGGTGTCGTAGTACAGCCCCAGATGCAGGAGTTGCAGCTCCACGGGCAGCTCGGTATCGCGCCAGATGGCGCGCTCGGGTCGAAAGCGGATGTCGCGATAGGCGTCGTAGTCCAGCTCCTCCAGCGACGGTGGCATGGCGACATCGGCGGGCTGGAAATCTTTATCGGCGAGGCTGCGGGCGCGTTCGACGAGCGCGTCGTAGGAACGCACCTCCGCCCATCCCGTCGTTGACAATCCAACGCCGAGAATCGCCGTCGCCAGGCGAAGTACGACCTTTGTGCGCAGCTTGTAGTGGCCTCTGTCGTTGCGTCCCAGCATTCCTTTGCCCTCCTTGTGGCTGCAGGACATCTTCGGGCTCGTCGCCGTCGATCGGATGGCGCACTGGCGCATGGGCGCGAGTGCCGAGGACAAGCCGGATCATTCGCCGGCAGTGTTGTCACCCTGGCCTGACTGATCGCTGACTGTGCGCTGGCGCGGGCAGTGCGCGTCAGCGCACCGACCGTGGCGTACTCTTCGGCTAGCTTGCTATGGAGCCCTGATCCGAGCGCCGAGCACTCCTGCCCCGCGCAGGAGTCAGAGGGAGATGGCAATGACCGAACACACCCAGGCAACCTCTGACGCGGTCGGCGAATCACGAGCGCCGGATGCATCCGCTGGCCGCGGCCAAAGGCGCCCGTTAAACCCCGTGACGGTTTCGCGCGATTTCATGGGGTTGAAGCCGCACGATCAGCACGCCAGCGCTGCTGCGATCAAAGCCTACTTCGCGCCGCCCAAGGGCTGACATGCGGCGGAATCACGAAGCTTGATGCCTTTCGCGCAGGCGGCGCCAGCCGATCAACTCGTTGGTCGATTCGTCCCACAGCCGCAAAGGAATCGAGCGAAAGCTCCCCAGCAGGGTCAGCGTGGCGACTTCCTGAAATACGGGATGCGCGGTGTGGCAACGTTCCAGATGGTAGTTGGGGACGCGCGGATTCAGGTGGTGCACGTGGTGAAAGCCGATGTTGCCGGTAAACCATTGCAGCACCCGCGGCAGCTTGTAGAAGGAGCTGCCTTGCAGCGCAGCGTCAACGTGGCGCCTGTTTTCGTGGCGTTGCCAGCTGACCGTCTCGAACTGGTGTTGAACATAGAACAGCCAGATGCCTACGGAGCCCGCAAGGCCGATGACGCCGAGCTGTATCAGCACATAGGGGCCGAGTCCCAGGGCGGCGCTCATGCCCCAGGCCGTCACCGCGATGGCGAGATTCGTCGACCACAGCGACTGCCTCTCGCGCTTGTCCGATGCGGCCGCGGTAAAACGATGATCCACCAGGAAAACGTAGAGCGGGGCGAGAACAAAGAGCACGAAGGGGTTGCGCCCGAGGCGGTAAGCCAGACGGGTGCCCCATGAGGCGGATAGGTACTCCTCGACCGTAAGCGTCCACACGTCGCCGGTGCCGCGGCGGTCAAGATTGCCGGCCGTGGCGTGGTGCAGCGTGTGCTCGCGGCGCCACTTGTGATAGGGCGTGAAGACCAGGGCCCCGCAGACGAAGCCCCAGATAGCGTTGGCGCGCCGGCTCTGGAAGAAGGAGCCGTGGCAGCAGTCGTGGAAGATGATGAAGATGCGTACCGCCAGGCCTGCGGTTACGACGATCAGCGGCGGGATGAGCCACCAGGACACGGACAGGCTGAGATACATCAACAACCACAACAGCGCATAGGCGCCGAGCGTGTTGACGAGCTGCCAGCTGGCCTTCATGAGATCGGCCCGCTGATAGGGCTTCACGGCCTCGTGCAGTGCTGCGGGCCGGGGTAGGCGGTTGGCCTCGATCTTGTTCATATCATCCTGGGATTTGGTGCTTCGGAGTGGCGCATCACGGGCCCAGCGACCCGCGCTGCGAACTGCCAGCGCCGCTTCCGGGAAACCGTGCTTCGTGGTCATTGGCGGCAATTGCGGTCGCGGTAGAACGCGACCAGTTTCGGCAAGTTCCGGTTCGTCGTCGGTACGCTGCCGAACATAGATGCGGGGGCTGGCGCGGCCCCCGCCGCGTTGCCGGTTTAGCTCAGCGTCCGTGGAGCAGGCGGTGGCGTTCCAGCGGGACCGCACCTTAGCCCGCGCAACTCAATGGCTCCAGCGCGGGGCGGTCGCGGCACCGAATCTCCCGGCAGCGTATGGAGCAGTCTGCGCCATACGCGTGATCAGTGCCTGATGGCGCGCAGTGGTAGCGCCGGCGGGGCGCCGTGACGCGGGAATTCCGCCTGCAACCCGGTCCGGGCGGGCGGCAGCGGCGTCGCCGCTCAGTACCATTGCCCTGAGCGGTCGATGCTCGGCCGCCTTCGACGACCGCTCGGTCCGCGATATGCGGGCTGGCCTACCGCGGCTCCAGAGTGGCCACGATGCGCGTATAGAACAACTCGGTACGCCCCTCGAAGCCGGAATCAGTGCCCACCGTCACCCAGGCCACGCCATCAGAGTCGGTGTTCAGGATGAAGGCGCCGTCGCTTTCCACCGTCTTCAGCTCCCAGACGCGCTCGCCGACATTGCAGCCCGAGCCCTCGTTGGCGACGTTGCCGATGATGATCGCGTCCTTGCCGCCCGCCGACTGGTTGCCCTTGTCGATATTCATGCGCCAGTGCTCCTCGACCAGTACCGGCTCCGGTTGCCTCGTGGTCATGCCGGTCTTCACCCATACCGACTCGCCGGGTGCGCCGCCGATGCCGGCGCAACCCGCGGGCGAGTCGGTCGCGAACTCGACGCGGAAGCGCGCCTCGTAGGAGGTCTCCGGGGCCAGCCCTTGCACCGGTCCGGTCCAGTACATGAAGACGTCATCCGAGCGGTTGGTAGCGCCCACCATCAGGCCGTGCCCCTCGCCCGATAGCTTTCCGGGAAGCGGCTCATGCCCGGAGGCGAACTCCATGATCTCCTCTTGCTCGGGCGAATAGTCGGCGAAGCCGGCCTCCCATCCCGAGGCGTCCGGGGCGTCTGCGGCCGTGAAATCCAGCGTCACGACTTGTCTTCCGGAATCGTTCTGGCTGCTGCTACAGGCTGCGAGCAGCAGCGATGCTGCCGCTAATAGCGTGGCCAGTGCGGTCCGATTCCCATCAAGCAATCCCTGCATGGTGATCTCCCGAGTCCTTCCACGGTCAGGGTATCGAAGCGGCCGGAGTCGCGGCCAGACGCTCAGTAAGGGCCGCCGGGCAGAGGCGTGGCGAAGGACAGCTCATGACCGTCGGGGTCCTGGATGTGGAAATAGCGCTCGCCCCACTCGGCGTCCCGGGGCGCGAAGTCCGGTGTCAGGCCGGCTGCCAGCGCCGTGGCGTGCACGGCATCGACGTCGTCGACATGGAAGATCGCGCGGCCCCAGCCGGTGTTGAGGGTCTTCGCCCGGGCCAGATTGAGAAAGCCCTCGCCGGCGTAGAAGCTCGTGAAGCCGGCCTCTTCCCCGCCAAACTTCAACGCGAAGCCGAGCGTGCGGTAGAAGGCACAGGACTGCGCCATGTCGGTGACGAAGAGGGTGACGGCGCTGAGCCTTTCGATGCGCACCCCGGTCACGCTCCGTAGTGTCGGACGGATGGTCGTCGAGACCCACGCCCCGAGGCTTCGATTTCGCGTTGCCTCCACTGGTGAGGGCTGGGCGCCTGATCAGTCATCCTGTTTCTTGCCCCATGTCCGGTCCATGACGAGATAGGTAAAGGAGGCCGACCAGGTGATCAGCATGAAGCCAACCAGCGCTTCGGTTCCGGCCAGAAAGCGCGTCGCGCCGATGGCGTTGAGATCGCCCCAGCCCACTGTGGTGTAGGTCGACGCCGAGAAGTAGATGCAGTCTAGGAGGGTCAGCGCGTCGTAGCCTACGATGGCGCCTGTATCCGGGGGTGGATTCCAGGCCCAAGTGCAACATCCTCGGCTATCAATGTTGTGTTGTTGCGTAGGCGGCCTCGAAGAAGACCTCGGCCGGTGTCCGAAAGCCCAGCGATTTGCGTGGTCGATTGTTGAGTTGCCAAGCAATGGCGTCGAGTTCGCGCTGGGTGTAGTTCGACAGGACATGGCCCTTGGGCAGGTACTGGCGGAGCAAGCCGTTGGTGTTTTCGTTGATTCCCCGCTGCCAGGGGCTGTTCGGATCGGCGAAGTAAATACTGAGGCCCGTGCGCTCAGCCAGCTCGCTGTGGCGCGCCATTTCCTTGCCCTGATCGTAGGTCAGCGTCCGTCGCTGCGCCTCAGGCAGGGCATTGAAGGTCTTGCTGAACCCCTCCAAGGCGGCCTCGGCGGTGCAGCCATCCATCTTGGCGAGCATAACGAAGAGGGAATGGCGGTCCACCAGCGTGCCGACCGCCGATTGATTGCGGCGCCCGACGATAAAGTCGCCTTCCCAATGCCCCGGCACCAGTCGGTCTTCAGCTTCCGGCGGGCGCACATGGATGCTGACCATATCCACGAGCCGGCCGCGCCGATCCCGGCCTTGGCGGCGCTTGCGCCCGGTGCGATGCCCTTGTCGCAGCAGCGACGTCAACTCGCGTCGGAGCTGCCCCCGTGGCGTGGCGTAGATCGCGGTGTAGATCGTCTCGTGCGACACCCCACCCAGTCTGCCGGCGATCTGTTCCGGGGACCAACCGCGATGCAGCCGATCCACCACCTCCGGCCAGAGCGCGCCTGTGCGAACCAGCTTGCGTTCCACACGCGGCTTGCGGCGCAGCCGGCTGGCGCGCCGGCCTGCGCTCGGCGCGTCATATCGGGGAATCTTGCGCGGCCGCCCCTTGAGCGACTCCGATTCCTGCCGGTAGCCGTTGCGCCGGAGTTCCCGCTGGACCGTGCTCGGGGATCGGCCGATGGCCTCAGCGACGCAACGCATGCTCGCACCGCCCAGGATCATCGCCATGATCGTGCCCCGTTCCTCCGCGCCCAAGTGTCGATAGTGAATCCCCACAGCACACCTCCTTTGCCGGAAGTGTTGCACTTGGCGCTTGAATCCAAGGGGATATTGATGAGCAGCCAGAAGGCGCCGCCAAACAGCCAGATCTCGGCAATATGGGTTCCGAGCAGCACGCTGATGACGATCAGCAGGGTCGGACGGTCGTGGTGATCCCTTTGCTTGTCGATCGGGCGCGTTCGGGTCCAGCGGTTGAGCGCAGCGATGACCTCGAAGTGGAGAAACACGGCCAATCCGACGACCAGCGTGGTGACGGCCACGACCGTCCAGTCGGAAGCGCTGATCACGATGCCCCTGCCTGCTGTCTGCCAAACATGAGCCCTGTGGTCGCTACGCGGTGGCAGCCTTCAAGCGAGTGCGGGAGCGGTCGGCGCAGCTTTGCCGTATATGAGCGAACGCCGCCGCATCTCGGGG of Algiphilus aromaticivorans DG1253 contains these proteins:
- the mdoH gene encoding glucans biosynthesis glucosyltransferase MdoH, with translation MSAGSQDTGKIAQQEHLLPEEAMPTQRTLADSAARIVMHWFGVAGAEAARIARWPLKLEAMPALRRTSMAPRRPESASEWPRRPGDRLSAWLRRLLLVGLAAAQTVYASFFFVGLMPHQGEQGLELVVALLFAALFFWVSIGFWTAIAGTWICLTRLDRFAISRRAPTDPPPISTRTALVMPIYNEPVDRVFAGLRATLRSIDEAGLGGRVHCYVLSDSTDPDIQLAEELAWAELIRDLNAAGRVHYRRRRHHINRKTGNIADFCRRWGARYDHMMVLDADSVMEGRCLRRLIEIMEANPQVGILQTAPVPAGRQSIFARVQQFASRLYAPVFSAGLHYWQLGEAQYWGHNALVRLAPFIRYCGLSRIPGRGPLSGAILSHDFVEAALMRRAGWQVWIAYDIDGSYEEPPSNFIEELIRDRRWCEGNLQHLRLFNTPGLHPAHRAGFLVGVMAYLSAPLWFLFLFATTGQLTIEAFASPQYFPEHRVLFPDWPIWRPELAVSLLASTIALLIAPKILAAIVAVTRGPGARAFGGWLGLSASLLMEILVSSLLAPLRMVAHTVFVIAVLLGIRTQWGGQARADGAVPWEGALRLFALPSLIAIAWGSYLWYLDPAYLWWSIPVLGPLVIAVPLAAASASRSAGRATRQAHCFVTPEESRPPAVLRWTAEALERHTEHSLAAGIHARDAVLDPRIWALHRAMTRDDEEAMRNPGRTIQHAFDNGPDALSSMQWRRLLADNRALSRLYWLLQMQPELAHPGWALTEQAPDAPAARLAA
- a CDS encoding glucan biosynthesis protein G, encoding MLGRNDRGHYKLRTKVVLRLATAILGVGLSTTGWAEVRSYDALVERARSLADKDFQPADVAMPPSLEELDYDAYRDIRFRPERAIWRDTELPVELQLLHLGLYYDTPIALNLITQDGVEAVPFDPALFDYGRNEAPEEIPEDFSFSGFRLHYPLNAPDYKDELIVFQGASYFRALGRGQQYGLSARGLAIDTAEPSGEEFPAFREFWIEWPRKDATSFRILALLDSPSVTGAYAFEVTPGDTTRTKVEAKLFPRQAIDKLGVAPLTSMYYYGEATPRPPKDFRPEVHDSDGLLVHADDEWLWRPLRNPDELTANAFSSEHLQGFGLMQRDRDHASYQDLEADYQRRPSAWVEPHGDWGAGHIELIQIPASNEVNDNIVAFWVPERAVTPEAPLSFAYTIHWEHARLSGPELATVRATRLARPEGDEKARHFIIDFAGGPLAGLAPDAEIRREFSHSGNFEAEEVQTMHNPHTGGWRAVIKGRPRDDAQEQAIELRLQLRDADDEALSEVWSYSIDPS
- a CDS encoding fatty acid desaturase, encoding MNKIEANRLPRPAALHEAVKPYQRADLMKASWQLVNTLGAYALLWLLMYLSLSVSWWLIPPLIVVTAGLAVRIFIIFHDCCHGSFFQSRRANAIWGFVCGALVFTPYHKWRREHTLHHATAGNLDRRGTGDVWTLTVEEYLSASWGTRLAYRLGRNPFVLFVLAPLYVFLVDHRFTAAASDKRERQSLWSTNLAIAVTAWGMSAALGLGPYVLIQLGVIGLAGSVGIWLFYVQHQFETVSWQRHENRRHVDAALQGSSFYKLPRVLQWFTGNIGFHHVHHLNPRVPNYHLERCHTAHPVFQEVATLTLLGSFRSIPLRLWDESTNELIGWRRLRERHQAS
- a CDS encoding PEP-CTERM sorting domain-containing protein, with the protein product MQGLLDGNRTALATLLAAASLLLAACSSSQNDSGRQVVTLDFTAADAPDASGWEAGFADYSPEQEEIMEFASGHEPLPGKLSGEGHGLMVGATNRSDDVFMYWTGPVQGLAPETSYEARFRVEFATDSPAGCAGIGGAPGESVWVKTGMTTRQPEPVLVEEHWRMNIDKGNQSAGGKDAIIIGNVANEGSGCNVGERVWELKTVESDGAFILNTDSDGVAWVTVGTDSGFEGRTELFYTRIVATLEPR
- a CDS encoding VOC family protein, whose protein sequence is MRIERLSAVTLFVTDMAQSCAFYRTLGFALKFGGEEAGFTSFYAGEGFLNLARAKTLNTGWGRAIFHVDDVDAVHATALAAGLTPDFAPRDAEWGERYFHIQDPDGHELSFATPLPGGPY
- a CDS encoding potassium channel family protein; the protein is MLGNSTIDHANRWAFGHRPRSSSRPPTQQHNIDSRGCCTWAWNPPPDTGAIVGYDALTLLDCIYFSASTYTTVGWGDLNAIGATRFLAGTEALVGFMLITWSASFTYLVMDRTWGKKQDD
- a CDS encoding IS30 family transposase → MHYRHLGAEERGTIMAMILGGASMRCVAEAIGRSPSTVQRELRRNGYRQESESLKGRPRKIPRYDAPSAGRRASRLRRKPRVERKLVRTGALWPEVVDRLHRGWSPEQIAGRLGGVSHETIYTAIYATPRGQLRRELTSLLRQGHRTGRKRRQGRDRRGRLVDMVSIHVRPPEAEDRLVPGHWEGDFIVGRRNQSAVGTLVDRHSLFVMLAKMDGCTAEAALEGFSKTFNALPEAQRRTLTYDQGKEMARHSELAERTGLSIYFADPNSPWQRGINENTNGLLRQYLPKGHVLSNYTQRELDAIAWQLNNRPRKSLGFRTPAEVFFEAAYATTQH